Proteins encoded in a region of the Spiribacter sp. 1M189 genome:
- a CDS encoding TraB/GumN family protein, which translates to MHPAEDTHLIREVTVGNTTIVLLGTAHVSAQSVVDVRREIDREDYDAVAVELCESRYQSLIDPAALEKLDLFQVLRSGRAGMVIASLALGAYQQRLADQFDIRPGAELEAAARGARRRRLPLLLIDRDIGTTLKRIYRGVPWWQRPSLFMGLFGSLFSRDEVSAADIEKLKQGDMLEATFSEFAAGSSTLFEPLIAERDRYMAARLLESIEEAETPPRRVLAVVGAGHLAGLEAALSEGIAEPTPVRQALETIPPPARWPKVIPWVVVAVILAGFGIGFSRSSDLGWQLVTDWVLINGGLCALGAALARGHPFTVIGSFLAAPLTSLNPTIGAGFVAAAIELFSRRPRVEDFRSLREAVADWRGWWRNRVARTLLVFLFATIGSAVGTYLAGFRIIEQLV; encoded by the coding sequence ATGCATCCGGCCGAGGACACCCATCTCATCCGCGAGGTCACCGTCGGTAATACGACAATCGTGCTGCTTGGCACCGCGCATGTCTCGGCGCAGAGCGTGGTCGACGTGCGCCGGGAGATTGATCGCGAAGACTATGACGCGGTGGCGGTGGAGCTCTGCGAGAGCCGCTATCAGAGCCTGATCGACCCCGCCGCCCTGGAGAAACTGGATCTGTTCCAGGTGCTGCGCAGCGGCCGGGCTGGAATGGTCATCGCCAGTCTGGCGCTAGGTGCCTATCAGCAGCGCCTTGCGGATCAGTTCGATATCCGCCCCGGCGCCGAACTCGAGGCGGCGGCGCGGGGCGCCAGGCGGCGTCGCCTCCCCCTTCTGTTGATCGACCGCGATATCGGCACCACGCTCAAGCGCATCTACCGGGGGGTGCCCTGGTGGCAGCGGCCGTCCCTTTTCATGGGCCTTTTCGGAAGCCTGTTCTCGCGGGATGAAGTCAGTGCCGCGGATATCGAGAAGCTCAAACAGGGCGACATGCTTGAGGCGACGTTCAGCGAATTCGCCGCCGGCTCATCCACCCTGTTCGAGCCGCTGATCGCCGAGCGTGACCGTTACATGGCCGCCCGTCTGCTGGAATCGATCGAGGAGGCCGAGACGCCGCCGCGCCGGGTGCTGGCGGTGGTGGGCGCCGGTCATCTGGCGGGACTCGAGGCGGCGCTGAGCGAGGGGATCGCCGAGCCAACGCCGGTTCGCCAGGCGCTTGAGACCATCCCGCCGCCGGCACGCTGGCCGAAAGTCATACCATGGGTGGTCGTGGCCGTCATACTGGCCGGTTTCGGTATTGGCTTCAGCCGCAGCAGCGATCTGGGTTGGCAGCTGGTCACGGACTGGGTCCTGATCAACGGCGGGCTCTGCGCACTGGGCGCCGCTCTCGCCCGCGGTCATCCCTTTACCGTCATCGGTTCTTTTCTGGCGGCCCCCCTGACCTCGCTCAATCCAACGATTGGTGCGGGCTTCGTGGCGGCGGCGATTGAGTTGTTCAGCCGTCGCCCGCGGGTGGAGGACTTCCGGAGTCTCCGTGAGGCGGTCGCCGACTGGCGTGGCTGGTGGCGGAACCGGGTTGCAAGGACCCTGTTGGTATTCCTGTTTGCCACCATCGGCTCTGCCGTGGGGACCTACCTGGCCGGCTTCCGCATCATCGAGCAGCTCGTCTAG
- the polX gene encoding DNA polymerase/3'-5' exonuclease PolX → MPVRNRDIANAFETLADLLEIGEANPFRLRAYRNAASTVRDQSRPIRDMLAAGEDLSELPGIGDDLAGQIERYVETGHLAGLDAATDRLPAGLTALLDINGIGPKRAHALYEGLGITSVEALAKAARDQRIRTLPGFGEKTEQRILYEIDRQARHSPARTLLADAEEMAEPLLDWIRQRSGVDQAAIAGSYRRRRETVGDLDVVVTAGDPATVSRAVTHYDDVAEVISSGETRTTLRLRGGLQVDIRVVPDGAYGAAMHYFTGSRDHNIALRRRAQARGFKLNEYGLFKDEQTVAGDTEESVYKSLSLPWIAPELRENRGEIEAAENDALPGLIERQDIRGNLHTHTTASDGKADLAEMAEAAQDRGWGYLGISDHSRAVRVAHGLDSDRLARQIDEIDALNERFDDLVILKSCEVDILSDGALDLPDAILERLDYVIGAIHSDLALARRAQTERLLEAMAHPLMRIIAHPTGRLIGQRGPIALDLDRVFEAAIDNHIALEINAQPKRLDLNDQDARAARDAGVMLVIGTDAHSPAQLDFMRHGVDQARRAWLSASDVLNTRPVGDLRKLLAPGRSAGG, encoded by the coding sequence ATGCCCGTGCGTAATCGCGATATCGCCAACGCCTTCGAGACTCTCGCGGACCTGCTGGAGATTGGTGAGGCTAATCCCTTCCGGCTGCGCGCCTACCGCAACGCCGCGTCCACCGTCCGCGATCAGTCGCGCCCGATCCGTGACATGCTGGCCGCCGGCGAGGATCTCAGCGAACTGCCCGGTATCGGTGATGACCTTGCCGGCCAGATCGAACGCTACGTCGAAACCGGTCATCTGGCCGGACTCGATGCCGCCACCGACCGGCTGCCGGCCGGCCTGACCGCATTGCTGGATATCAATGGAATCGGCCCCAAGCGTGCCCATGCGCTCTATGAAGGCCTCGGCATCACCAGCGTTGAAGCGCTCGCCAAGGCGGCCCGCGACCAGCGCATTCGGACACTGCCGGGGTTTGGCGAGAAAACCGAGCAGCGGATCCTCTACGAGATCGACCGCCAGGCCCGTCATTCGCCGGCGCGTACCCTGCTGGCGGACGCGGAGGAAATGGCGGAACCGCTGTTGGACTGGATCCGACAGCGCTCCGGCGTCGATCAGGCGGCCATTGCAGGCAGCTACCGACGTCGCCGGGAGACTGTGGGCGATCTCGACGTGGTGGTCACGGCAGGCGATCCGGCGACGGTCTCGCGCGCCGTCACCCACTACGACGATGTCGCGGAGGTCATCTCCAGCGGCGAGACGCGTACGACGCTGCGTCTACGGGGTGGCCTGCAGGTCGATATTCGGGTCGTGCCGGATGGCGCCTATGGGGCCGCGATGCACTATTTCACCGGGTCGCGGGATCACAACATTGCCCTGCGCCGGCGGGCCCAGGCGCGTGGATTCAAGCTTAATGAGTATGGGCTTTTCAAGGATGAACAAACGGTTGCTGGTGATACCGAAGAATCAGTCTACAAATCGCTCTCGCTGCCCTGGATTGCGCCGGAACTGCGCGAGAATCGCGGCGAGATTGAGGCCGCTGAAAACGATGCACTGCCAGGGCTGATTGAACGGCAGGACATCCGCGGCAATCTGCATACCCATACCACGGCATCCGATGGCAAGGCGGATCTGGCGGAAATGGCCGAGGCCGCGCAGGATCGCGGATGGGGGTATCTCGGGATCAGCGACCACTCCCGGGCCGTTCGAGTGGCCCACGGACTGGATTCCGATCGGCTGGCCCGACAGATCGATGAAATCGATGCCCTCAATGAGCGATTCGATGATCTGGTCATCCTCAAGTCCTGCGAGGTCGATATCCTGAGCGATGGCGCGCTGGACCTGCCCGATGCCATTCTCGAGCGTCTAGACTACGTCATCGGTGCCATACACAGCGATCTGGCGCTGGCGCGCCGGGCGCAGACGGAGCGCCTGCTTGAGGCCATGGCCCATCCGCTCATGCGCATCATCGCCCACCCCACCGGGCGGCTGATCGGTCAGCGGGGTCCGATTGCGCTGGATCTGGACCGCGTGTTCGAGGCGGCCATTGACAACCATATTGCGCTTGAAATCAATGCCCAACCGAAACGTCTTGATCTCAATGATCAGGATGCCCGGGCGGCCCGGGATGCCGGTGTCATGCTGGTCATCGGGACCGATGCGCACAGCCCGGCGCAGTTGGATTTCATGCGACACGGCGTGGATCAGGCCCGACGGGCCTGGCTCTCGGCCAGTGACGTACTCAATACGCGGCCCGTCGGCGATTTGCGCAAGCTGCTGGCACCCGGGCGGTCGGCTGGTGGATAA
- a CDS encoding phosphoribosyltransferase, producing MAAVHYRNRIEAANRLADILSDQSWTDPVVLGIPRGGVPMADIVARRLGAALDVVLVHKIRAPGNPEYAIGSVDETGQVTLSDGVDASVDDDAVHQEIEEEKAVLIARRRRYGKPRQRLSSRDVIVVDDGAATGATVVAAVNAVRRDQAASVTIALGVAAPEVIRQLKEVADGVICPSQPAGFMAVSQAFGEFPQVSDEEVERILPD from the coding sequence ATGGCCGCTGTTCACTACCGCAATCGTATCGAAGCCGCCAATCGGCTGGCCGACATCCTCTCCGACCAGAGCTGGACGGATCCGGTGGTGCTCGGCATCCCCCGCGGTGGTGTACCAATGGCAGACATTGTGGCAAGGCGCCTGGGCGCCGCGCTGGACGTCGTCCTCGTGCACAAGATCCGCGCCCCGGGCAATCCCGAATATGCCATCGGTTCGGTCGACGAGACCGGTCAGGTGACGCTTTCCGACGGAGTTGATGCGTCGGTGGATGATGATGCCGTCCACCAGGAGATCGAAGAGGAAAAGGCCGTTCTTATCGCCCGCCGTCGACGTTATGGCAAGCCCCGCCAGCGGCTTTCGAGCCGCGATGTCATCGTCGTCGACGACGGCGCGGCGACGGGCGCCACGGTCGTCGCCGCCGTGAATGCGGTGCGTAGGGATCAGGCGGCCAGCGTCACCATTGCACTCGGTGTCGCCGCGCCGGAGGTCATCCGGCAACTGAAGGAAGTCGCCGATGGCGTGATCTGCCCGAGTCAGCCAGCGGGGTTCATGGCGGTCAGCCAGGCCTTTGGCGAGTTCCCGCAGGTCAGCGACGAGGAAGTGGAAAGGATCCTCCCCGACTAG
- a CDS encoding SDR family NAD(P)-dependent oxidoreductase, with product MKMTQTVSVITGGGTGIGRALALRLAGRGHIVVVAGRRRGPLDELAALQTGVEPCQADISTEDGQAALRAAVGERPVRFLVHNAGVIDPVGPLLSQSAQAIRRSLAINLEAPIALTRLMSPQMEEGGRILNISSGAAHRALPGWGAYCTSKAALYMVYEVLKQELAGSGVAIGSLRPGVVDTPMQSLIRAQDASDFPAVERFRALKEMGGLTSPEAVARFIDAVLEVPAERFSAAEWDIREHWDAVIPG from the coding sequence ATGAAAATGACGCAGACTGTTTCGGTCATCACCGGTGGCGGCACCGGTATTGGCCGTGCGCTCGCCCTGCGACTGGCGGGACGGGGGCATATCGTTGTGGTGGCGGGACGTCGTCGCGGCCCCCTGGATGAGCTGGCAGCGCTGCAGACGGGCGTTGAGCCCTGTCAGGCGGATATCAGTACGGAGGATGGCCAGGCGGCCCTGCGGGCGGCGGTCGGCGAGCGGCCAGTGCGCTTTCTCGTTCACAATGCCGGGGTTATTGATCCGGTCGGACCGCTTCTCTCACAGTCAGCCCAGGCCATTCGCCGAAGCCTCGCGATCAATCTCGAGGCGCCGATTGCACTGACCCGCCTGATGAGCCCGCAGATGGAGGAGGGCGGCCGTATCCTGAATATCTCCTCTGGCGCCGCCCATCGTGCGCTACCGGGATGGGGCGCCTACTGCACCAGTAAGGCGGCGCTCTATATGGTCTACGAAGTCCTCAAGCAGGAGCTTGCCGGTAGTGGCGTCGCCATCGGCAGTCTGCGCCCGGGGGTGGTGGATACCCCCATGCAGTCGTTGATCCGGGCCCAGGATGCGTCCGATTTCCCAGCCGTGGAGCGCTTCCGCGCACTCAAGGAGATGGGCGGGCTGACCAGCCCGGAAGCGGTGGCCCGCTTCATTGACGCGGTCCTTGAGGTGCCGGCAGAGCGATTCAGCGCGGCGGAGTGGGATATCCGCGAACACTGGGATGCCGTTATCCCAGGCTAG
- a CDS encoding D-2-hydroxyacid dehydrogenase: protein MARAVFLDRDTLEHGDLDFRALDALCPDWVSHGRTSPDQRVEHIDGAEIIITNKVVIDAATLDACPSLGLINVVATGVDNIDVAAARARGITVTHCRGYGTEAVSQHAIGLMLALCTRLVDYVDAVGRGRWEQSPDFCFLDYPIRELAGQTLLVVGYGTLGAAVARKAEALGMRVIIAERPGVTTPREGRVRFEDGITEADIVTLHCPLTETTREMIDAAVLRRMKSSALLINTARGALLDEKALVEALRTGEIAGAGLDGLSKEPPVAGNPLLAAGLPNFLITPHSAWGSQRARQRIVDQSVENIRGWLDGEPVRRVD from the coding sequence ATGGCACGGGCGGTTTTCCTCGATCGAGATACCCTGGAACATGGCGATCTGGATTTCCGGGCGCTGGATGCACTGTGCCCCGACTGGGTCAGCCATGGCCGAACGTCGCCGGATCAGCGTGTCGAGCATATCGACGGCGCGGAGATCATCATCACCAACAAGGTGGTGATTGACGCGGCAACGCTGGACGCCTGCCCATCGCTTGGTCTGATCAATGTGGTGGCGACCGGTGTCGACAACATCGATGTCGCGGCGGCCCGGGCTCGCGGGATAACGGTGACCCATTGCCGCGGCTACGGCACCGAGGCGGTCAGTCAGCACGCCATTGGGCTCATGCTGGCGCTGTGTACACGACTGGTGGACTACGTCGATGCGGTCGGTCGTGGGCGCTGGGAACAGTCACCGGATTTCTGCTTCCTCGACTATCCGATCAGGGAGCTGGCTGGGCAGACGCTGCTCGTGGTCGGTTACGGGACGCTGGGCGCGGCGGTTGCGCGAAAGGCCGAGGCCCTCGGTATGCGCGTGATCATCGCGGAGCGTCCCGGGGTGACGACGCCACGGGAAGGGCGCGTTCGCTTTGAGGACGGCATCACCGAGGCGGATATCGTGACGCTGCATTGTCCGCTGACGGAAACCACCCGGGAGATGATTGATGCGGCGGTGCTGAGGCGGATGAAATCCAGTGCCTTGCTGATCAACACCGCCCGGGGCGCGCTGCTGGACGAGAAGGCGCTGGTCGAGGCGCTGCGCACCGGCGAGATCGCCGGGGCAGGGCTGGATGGGCTATCTAAGGAGCCGCCGGTGGCGGGCAATCCGCTGCTGGCGGCGGGGCTGCCGAATTTCTTGATCACGCCGCACAGTGCGTGGGGCAGCCAGCGCGCACGACAGCGGATCGTGGATCAGAGTGTCGAGAATATCCGTGGCTGGCTCGACGGCGAGCCGGTACGGCGTGTGGATTGA